In Pomacea canaliculata isolate SZHN2017 linkage group LG12, ASM307304v1, whole genome shotgun sequence, a single genomic region encodes these proteins:
- the LOC112577198 gene encoding small conductance calcium-activated potassium channel protein 3-like isoform X2, with amino-acid sequence MDDIAAVVSSGLCRSVSNLRTLSWRDQHKPLGVSYYTKYSSTDTLLTSVKSQKESSCPRHVMQTGGSSHYSLSQRLRLRKDMLHQRKRIVDISFMLGIAGITFVVLDTELRFSQTIMEDSPFSILLKVLTSASTFCLLLSIIAYHVTGLRLHMASAGFQDWRLVMTITKWVKLAFELLICVIHPLPFPAFSLPTMIVRDGPGGKQELHATLLPINCVLTILMFLRVYLLGRFVVVHSKLFLDTSVQSLGALSRVKINAQFVFRALMSTSPMVVLGSWMLGTFFINSWNLRVCELYTDPESDFITYGQSMWLTAVTFLTVGYGDLVPRSYCARVIASLTGMMGVGSMALTVAVLAKKLEQSRAERYVHTFVQQVNLDKKRRHAAADVVKHTFQIIRLRRAGKACNSKEMIRHRSRLIQSLRTMHEAQFLKTAQSEFTVGTVEVNTGVNAMQESVNTIQSEQKNLGQRVANLETLLLTMSRQCPRCVTYSNSVTPSLRDTQHPVIS; translated from the exons ATGGATGATATTGCGGCTGTAGTATCCTCGGGACTCTGTCGCAGTGT caGTAATCTGCGAACCTTGTCATGGAGGGACCAGCACAAGCCACTTGGAGTTTCGTATTACACCAAGTACTCAAGCACCGACACTCTGCTTACCTCGGTGAAGTCGCAGAAAGAATCGTCATGTCCTCGTCACGTGATGCAGACAGGTGGCAGCAGTCACTACAGCCTCAGCCAAAGACTTCGATTGCGAAAGGATATGTTGCACCAACGCAAACGCATCGTGGACATCAGCTTCATGCTGGGTATCGCAG GAATTACTTTCGTCGTCCTTGACACGGAACTTCGTTTTTCTCAAACAATCATGGAGGATTCGCCGTTCTCGATCTTACTCAAGGTTTTAACTTCCGCATCCACTTTTTGCTTGCTTCTATCAATCATCGCGTACCACGTGACTGGTCTCCGACTTCACATGGCCAGTGCTGGTTTTCAG GACTGGCGGCTCGTGATGACCATCACCAAGTGGGTCAAACTCGCTTTCGAGCTCCTCATCTGCGTCATCCACCCGCTGCCGTTTCCTGCCTTCTCCCTGCCCACTATGATCGTGCGGGACGGACCGGGTGGCAAGCAGGAGCTACACGCCACCCTCCTACCCATCAACTGCGTGCTGACGATCCTCATGTTCCTGCGCGTCTACCTGCTGGGCCGCTTCGTCGTCGTCCACAGCAAACTCTTCCTCGACACCTCCGTTCAGAGCCTGGGAGCCCTTTCTCGGGTCAAAATCAACGCCCAGTTCGTTTTCAGGGCTCTGATGTCCACGTCGCCCATGGTCGTGCTGGGTTCCTGGATGCTCGGAACCTTCTTTATCAACAGCTGGAACTTGCGTGTGTGCGAGCTGTACACGGACCCGGAATCCGACTTCATCACATACGGGCAGTCCATGTGGCTGACGGCCGTGACCTTCTTGACCGTGGGTTACGGGGATCTGGTGCCGAGGTCGTACTGCGCGCGAGTGATCGCCAGTCTGACGGGTATGATGGGTGTCGGGAGCATGGCACTGACTGTGGCAGTGCTAGCTAAGAAGCTAGAGCAGTCGAGAGCGGAAAG ATACGTTCACACCTTCGTTCAGCAAGTGAACCTGGACAAGAAGCGCAGACACGCTGCCGCAGACGTCGTAAAGCACACCTTTCAGATCATAAGGCTAAGACGAGCAGGTAAGGCCTGCAACTCCAAGGAGATGATACGTCACCGCTCGCGTCTCATTCAGTCTCTGCGCACCATGCACGAGGCGCAGTTCCTCAAGACGGCACAGTCCGAGTTCACCGTGGGAACAGTCGAGGTCAACACGGGCGTGAACGCCATGCAGGAATCCGTGAACACAATCCAGAGTGAACAGAAGAATCTGGGTCAGCGCGTGGCTAATCTCGAGACACTTCTTCTGACGATGAGCCGCCAGTGTCCGAGATGTGTGACTTACTCAAACAGCGTGACGCCTAGTCTCCGAGACACTCAGCATCCTGTGATTTCTTAG
- the LOC112577198 gene encoding small conductance calcium-activated potassium channel protein 3-like isoform X1, with protein sequence MDDIAAVVSSGLCRSVSNLRTLSWRDQHKPLGVSYYTKYSSTDTLLTSVKSQKESSCPRHVMQTGGSSHYSLSQRLRLRKDMLHQRKRIVDISFMLGIAGITFVVLDTELRFSQTIMEDSPFSILLKVLTSASTFCLLLSIIAYHVTGLRLHMASAGFQGLLEDWRLVMTITKWVKLAFELLICVIHPLPFPAFSLPTMIVRDGPGGKQELHATLLPINCVLTILMFLRVYLLGRFVVVHSKLFLDTSVQSLGALSRVKINAQFVFRALMSTSPMVVLGSWMLGTFFINSWNLRVCELYTDPESDFITYGQSMWLTAVTFLTVGYGDLVPRSYCARVIASLTGMMGVGSMALTVAVLAKKLEQSRAERYVHTFVQQVNLDKKRRHAAADVVKHTFQIIRLRRAGKACNSKEMIRHRSRLIQSLRTMHEAQFLKTAQSEFTVGTVEVNTGVNAMQESVNTIQSEQKNLGQRVANLETLLLTMSRQCPRCVTYSNSVTPSLRDTQHPVIS encoded by the exons ATGGATGATATTGCGGCTGTAGTATCCTCGGGACTCTGTCGCAGTGT caGTAATCTGCGAACCTTGTCATGGAGGGACCAGCACAAGCCACTTGGAGTTTCGTATTACACCAAGTACTCAAGCACCGACACTCTGCTTACCTCGGTGAAGTCGCAGAAAGAATCGTCATGTCCTCGTCACGTGATGCAGACAGGTGGCAGCAGTCACTACAGCCTCAGCCAAAGACTTCGATTGCGAAAGGATATGTTGCACCAACGCAAACGCATCGTGGACATCAGCTTCATGCTGGGTATCGCAG GAATTACTTTCGTCGTCCTTGACACGGAACTTCGTTTTTCTCAAACAATCATGGAGGATTCGCCGTTCTCGATCTTACTCAAGGTTTTAACTTCCGCATCCACTTTTTGCTTGCTTCTATCAATCATCGCGTACCACGTGACTGGTCTCCGACTTCACATGGCCAGTGCTGGTTTTCAG GGATTATTGGAG GACTGGCGGCTCGTGATGACCATCACCAAGTGGGTCAAACTCGCTTTCGAGCTCCTCATCTGCGTCATCCACCCGCTGCCGTTTCCTGCCTTCTCCCTGCCCACTATGATCGTGCGGGACGGACCGGGTGGCAAGCAGGAGCTACACGCCACCCTCCTACCCATCAACTGCGTGCTGACGATCCTCATGTTCCTGCGCGTCTACCTGCTGGGCCGCTTCGTCGTCGTCCACAGCAAACTCTTCCTCGACACCTCCGTTCAGAGCCTGGGAGCCCTTTCTCGGGTCAAAATCAACGCCCAGTTCGTTTTCAGGGCTCTGATGTCCACGTCGCCCATGGTCGTGCTGGGTTCCTGGATGCTCGGAACCTTCTTTATCAACAGCTGGAACTTGCGTGTGTGCGAGCTGTACACGGACCCGGAATCCGACTTCATCACATACGGGCAGTCCATGTGGCTGACGGCCGTGACCTTCTTGACCGTGGGTTACGGGGATCTGGTGCCGAGGTCGTACTGCGCGCGAGTGATCGCCAGTCTGACGGGTATGATGGGTGTCGGGAGCATGGCACTGACTGTGGCAGTGCTAGCTAAGAAGCTAGAGCAGTCGAGAGCGGAAAG ATACGTTCACACCTTCGTTCAGCAAGTGAACCTGGACAAGAAGCGCAGACACGCTGCCGCAGACGTCGTAAAGCACACCTTTCAGATCATAAGGCTAAGACGAGCAGGTAAGGCCTGCAACTCCAAGGAGATGATACGTCACCGCTCGCGTCTCATTCAGTCTCTGCGCACCATGCACGAGGCGCAGTTCCTCAAGACGGCACAGTCCGAGTTCACCGTGGGAACAGTCGAGGTCAACACGGGCGTGAACGCCATGCAGGAATCCGTGAACACAATCCAGAGTGAACAGAAGAATCTGGGTCAGCGCGTGGCTAATCTCGAGACACTTCTTCTGACGATGAGCCGCCAGTGTCCGAGATGTGTGACTTACTCAAACAGCGTGACGCCTAGTCTCCGAGACACTCAGCATCCTGTGATTTCTTAG